The following are encoded in a window of Arthrobacter antioxidans genomic DNA:
- a CDS encoding OsmC family protein, producing the protein MNLQEHHYAARVRWTGNLGTGTSGYRAYSRDHEVEVDGPGLLPGTADPTFHGVTDRWNPEQLLLTAVAQCHMLSYLHVAVKAGVVVTGYRDTATGTMRLNRDGSGEFTGIVLHPVVELQDASQSSLADSLHAEANRLCFIARSLNFPVHHEPTAGPGQG; encoded by the coding sequence ATGAACCTGCAGGAACACCACTACGCAGCGCGGGTCCGCTGGACCGGCAACCTCGGCACCGGGACCTCCGGCTACCGCGCCTACAGCCGCGACCACGAGGTGGAGGTGGACGGCCCGGGCCTGCTCCCCGGGACGGCGGACCCCACCTTCCACGGGGTGACGGACCGCTGGAACCCGGAGCAGCTGCTGCTGACCGCCGTCGCGCAGTGCCACATGCTGTCCTACCTGCACGTCGCGGTGAAGGCCGGCGTCGTCGTCACGGGCTACCGGGACACGGCGACGGGCACCATGCGCCTGAACCGGGACGGCAGCGGCGAGTTCACGGGGATCGTGCTGCACCCCGTCGTCGAGCTGCAGGACGCCTCCCAGAGCAGCCTCGCCGACTCCCTGCACGCGGAAGCGAACCGCCTGTGCTTCATCGCGCGGTCCCTGAACTTCCCGGTCCATCACGAACCCACCGCCGGTCCGGGCCAAGGCTGA
- a CDS encoding mechanosensitive ion channel family protein, with the protein MTFLTSLGYGGQVISALVILIGALILWLVIRAVINRSVKRVQSGYSVFKKPHFKWAQPALRPFDSARRVQRAETIGGLLSSVAALTIAIIAGLMAIDTLGFNIGPILASVGIVGIAIGFGAREVIRDAFLGFFITIEDQYGIGDTIEVGETVGTVQSLGLRITRMVDKDGAIWYVRNGDITKVGNRSQGDYVEPTPDPVAPALTQEQS; encoded by the coding sequence ATGACATTCCTCACCTCCCTCGGCTATGGCGGCCAGGTCATCTCCGCGCTGGTCATCCTGATCGGCGCCCTGATCCTGTGGCTCGTGATCCGCGCCGTGATCAACCGGTCGGTCAAGCGCGTCCAGAGCGGCTACAGCGTCTTCAAGAAGCCGCACTTCAAATGGGCCCAGCCCGCGCTGCGCCCCTTCGACAGCGCCCGGCGCGTCCAGCGCGCTGAGACGATCGGCGGCCTGCTCTCCAGCGTGGCGGCCCTGACCATCGCGATCATCGCCGGCCTGATGGCCATCGACACCCTCGGCTTCAACATCGGGCCCATCCTCGCGAGCGTCGGCATCGTCGGCATCGCGATCGGTTTCGGTGCGCGCGAGGTGATCCGCGACGCCTTCCTCGGCTTCTTCATCACCATCGAGGACCAGTACGGCATCGGCGACACCATCGAGGTGGGAGAGACCGTCGGCACGGTCCAGTCCCTCGGGCTGCGGATCACCCGCATGGTCGACAAGGACGGGGCCATCTGGTACGTGCGGAACGGAGACATCACCAAGGTGGGCAACCGGTCGCAGGGCGACTACGTGGAGCCGACCCCCGACCCCGTCGCGCCCGCCCTGACCCAGGAGCAGTCATGA
- a CDS encoding DUF3224 domain-containing protein, which translates to MIDTGTTTYNGEFEITSWDAEPYAEPGSTGELSRVRASKVFEGEISGTSTAELLMAGNDVGAGYVASEQFVGTIGDRTGAMTVQHWGVAEGADAASSGHIIPGSGTEGLRGIAGKAVYSQDPDGQHRLELRVSFPAVSQ; encoded by the coding sequence ATGATTGACACAGGAACGACGACGTACAACGGCGAGTTCGAGATCACCAGCTGGGATGCCGAGCCCTACGCGGAGCCGGGCAGCACGGGCGAGCTCTCCCGCGTGCGGGCCTCGAAGGTGTTCGAAGGCGAGATCAGCGGGACCAGCACGGCGGAACTGCTGATGGCGGGGAACGACGTCGGCGCCGGCTACGTCGCGTCCGAACAGTTCGTCGGGACCATCGGGGACCGGACGGGTGCGATGACCGTCCAGCACTGGGGTGTCGCCGAGGGGGCGGACGCCGCGAGTTCGGGGCACATCATCCCGGGCTCCGGCACGGAGGGTCTCCGCGGCATCGCGGGCAAGGCCGTCTACTCCCAGGACCCGGACGGGCAGCACCGCCTGGAACTGAGGGTGAGCTTCCCCGCCGTGAGCCAATAG
- the tesB gene encoding acyl-CoA thioesterase II, protein MAEHAPASEAPARGAQAKDPTRALLDLLDLSSAEGAQTDEEIYVGSSARQPGRRVFGGQVLAQSLIAAMRTVEPTREVHSMHGYFLRAGDADQPITFGVQRLRDGRSFSARRTHAYQNGVPILSMIASFQEPDEGITHQDTMPAGVPDPESLPSTAELLGAFDHPVAQAWAFDRPFDIRHVDAPLYLSNEGSREPRNAVWMRSLGPMPDDPNIHRAALAYASDYTLLESILRPHGLSWIHPGMNVASLDHAMWWHRPVRVDDWLLYVQSSPSASGSRGLAAGRIYDRSGALVASVAQEGMVRIPPA, encoded by the coding sequence ATGGCAGAACACGCGCCCGCATCAGAGGCACCGGCGCGGGGAGCGCAGGCGAAGGACCCAACCCGGGCCCTGCTGGATCTGCTCGACCTCAGCAGCGCCGAGGGGGCGCAGACGGACGAGGAGATCTACGTCGGGAGCTCCGCACGCCAGCCGGGCCGGCGCGTCTTCGGCGGCCAGGTGCTCGCTCAGTCGCTGATCGCCGCGATGCGGACGGTCGAGCCGACGCGCGAGGTCCACTCCATGCACGGGTACTTCCTGCGGGCGGGCGACGCCGACCAGCCCATCACGTTCGGCGTCCAGCGGCTCCGTGACGGGCGGTCGTTCTCCGCCCGCCGCACGCACGCCTACCAGAACGGTGTGCCCATCCTGTCGATGATCGCCTCGTTCCAGGAGCCCGACGAGGGCATCACCCACCAGGACACGATGCCCGCCGGCGTCCCCGATCCGGAGAGCCTGCCGTCCACGGCCGAACTGCTCGGCGCCTTCGACCACCCCGTGGCGCAGGCGTGGGCCTTCGACCGGCCGTTCGACATCCGGCACGTCGACGCACCGCTGTACCTGTCCAACGAGGGGTCGCGGGAGCCCCGGAACGCCGTCTGGATGCGCAGCCTCGGACCCATGCCCGACGATCCGAACATCCACCGTGCCGCCCTCGCGTACGCGAGCGACTACACGCTGCTCGAATCGATCCTGCGACCCCACGGCCTGAGCTGGATCCATCCCGGCATGAACGTGGCGAGCCTCGACCACGCGATGTGGTGGCACCGCCCCGTGCGGGTGGACGACTGGCTGCTGTACGTCCAGAGCTCCCCCAGCGCGTCCGGTTCGCGCGGGCTCGCCGCCGGCCGCATCTACGACCGCAGCGGGGCGCTCGTGGCGAGCGTGGCCCAGGAGGGCATGGTCAGGATCCCGCCCGCCTGA
- the pepN gene encoding aminopeptidase N, with protein MNLTRDEARARADLLTVHSYEVTLDLTRGERVFRSTTVVSFDARQGASTFIDAVTDTVHRVELNGVALDPAEVADGVRIQLPVLAASNVLVVEADMLYMNTGEGLHRFIDPVDGEVYLYTQFEVPDSRRVFTVFEQPDLKSTFRFSVTGPSHWDVISNTATPEPVQAGSDGGASTWSFEPTPVMSSYVTALIAGPYQSVRSELTSSDGRTIPLGVFARKSLMQYLDAENIFALTRQGFAFYEEQFGAPYPFAKYDQLFVPEFNAGAMENAGAVTFVETYVFRGRVPDATVERRAITILHELAHMWFGDLVTMRWWNDLWLNESFAEFMSTLAAAEATEFEQAWTTFAILEKGWAYRQDQLPSTHPIVARINDLEDVQVNFDGITYAKGASVLKQLVAWVGQEEFMQGVRQYFAKHSWKNTELVDLLSELEAASGRDLKAWSALWLETAGVNTLRPEFTTDENGTITSFAILQSAVEAFPTIRPHRLAVGFYDHDDDGALVRVHRLELDVDGERTEVADLVGHRQPALVLLNDDDLAYAKIRLDPASLRTSVRHVRDFRDSLPRTLVLASAWDAARDGETPARDYVELVLQNIGAESDSSVVLVLLRQLASTLAFYVTPEDREPMGDAAADSLLELALAAEAGSDDQLQFTKAFSAHARTAPQLDTVAALLSGEDVPGGLAVDQDLRWELLTSLVVGGRAGEQEIDAELAKDSTATGELAAAAARAAVPTPEAKEAAWAALVDSADLPNAAQRSMIGGFTRVHDRSLLEPFVARYFASIQDVWATRTHEIAQQIVVGLYPSLLTTQDTLDRTDAFLAALGEESPSLRRLVLESRDGVVRALKAQAADR; from the coding sequence CTGAACCTGACGCGCGACGAAGCACGTGCGCGCGCCGATCTGCTCACCGTCCACTCCTACGAGGTCACGCTCGACCTGACGCGCGGCGAGCGCGTGTTCCGTTCGACGACGGTGGTCTCGTTCGACGCACGCCAGGGCGCCTCGACGTTCATCGACGCCGTGACGGACACCGTGCACCGGGTGGAGCTGAACGGCGTCGCCCTGGACCCGGCGGAGGTCGCCGACGGCGTCCGGATCCAGCTTCCCGTGCTGGCCGCGAGCAACGTCCTCGTGGTCGAGGCCGACATGCTCTACATGAACACCGGGGAGGGCCTCCACCGGTTCATCGATCCCGTGGACGGCGAGGTCTACCTGTACACCCAGTTCGAGGTCCCGGACTCCCGCCGCGTGTTCACCGTCTTCGAGCAGCCCGACCTGAAGTCGACGTTCCGCTTCTCCGTCACCGGGCCCTCGCACTGGGACGTCATCTCGAACACCGCCACGCCGGAGCCCGTCCAGGCCGGGTCCGACGGCGGCGCCTCCACCTGGTCCTTCGAGCCGACGCCCGTCATGTCCTCCTATGTGACGGCGCTGATCGCCGGCCCCTACCAGTCGGTGCGCAGCGAACTGACGAGCTCGGACGGCCGCACCATCCCGCTCGGGGTGTTCGCCCGCAAGTCCCTCATGCAGTACCTGGACGCGGAGAACATCTTCGCCCTCACGCGCCAGGGCTTCGCGTTCTACGAGGAGCAGTTCGGCGCCCCGTACCCGTTCGCGAAGTACGACCAGCTGTTCGTGCCCGAGTTCAACGCCGGCGCCATGGAGAACGCGGGCGCCGTCACGTTCGTCGAGACCTACGTCTTCCGGGGCCGCGTGCCCGACGCGACCGTCGAGCGGCGCGCCATCACCATCCTCCACGAGCTGGCCCACATGTGGTTCGGCGACCTCGTGACCATGCGCTGGTGGAACGACCTCTGGCTGAACGAGTCCTTCGCCGAGTTCATGTCCACCCTCGCGGCCGCCGAGGCCACGGAGTTCGAGCAGGCGTGGACCACGTTCGCGATCCTCGAGAAGGGCTGGGCCTACCGCCAGGACCAGCTGCCCTCCACCCACCCGATCGTCGCCCGGATCAACGACCTCGAGGACGTCCAGGTCAACTTCGACGGGATCACGTACGCGAAGGGTGCGTCCGTGCTCAAGCAGCTGGTGGCCTGGGTGGGTCAGGAGGAGTTCATGCAGGGCGTGCGCCAGTACTTCGCGAAGCACTCCTGGAAGAACACCGAGCTCGTGGACCTGCTGTCCGAGCTGGAGGCCGCCAGCGGGCGTGACCTGAAGGCGTGGTCCGCCCTCTGGCTCGAGACCGCCGGCGTCAACACGCTCCGCCCCGAGTTCACCACCGACGAGAACGGCACGATCACCTCGTTCGCGATCCTCCAGAGCGCGGTCGAGGCGTTCCCGACCATCAGGCCCCACCGCCTCGCGGTCGGCTTCTACGACCACGACGACGACGGCGCCCTCGTCCGCGTGCACCGGCTCGAACTCGACGTCGACGGCGAGCGCACGGAGGTCGCGGACCTCGTGGGTCACCGGCAGCCTGCCCTCGTGCTCCTCAACGACGACGATCTCGCCTACGCGAAGATCCGTCTGGACCCGGCGTCCCTCCGCACGTCCGTGCGCCACGTCAGGGACTTCCGGGATTCCCTCCCCCGCACCCTCGTCCTCGCGTCGGCGTGGGACGCGGCCCGTGACGGCGAGACGCCGGCACGCGACTACGTGGAACTCGTGCTGCAGAACATCGGGGCGGAGTCGGATTCGTCCGTGGTGCTCGTGCTGCTCCGGCAGCTCGCCTCGACCCTCGCGTTCTACGTCACCCCGGAGGACCGCGAACCGATGGGTGACGCCGCGGCGGACAGCCTGCTGGAGCTCGCCCTCGCCGCCGAGGCGGGCTCCGATGACCAGCTGCAGTTCACGAAGGCCTTCTCGGCCCACGCCCGCACGGCGCCCCAGCTGGACACCGTCGCGGCCCTGCTCTCCGGTGAGGACGTTCCCGGGGGGCTCGCCGTGGACCAGGACCTGCGGTGGGAACTGCTCACGAGCCTCGTGGTCGGCGGGCGTGCCGGGGAGCAGGAGATCGACGCCGAGCTCGCGAAGGATTCGACGGCGACCGGCGAGCTCGCGGCGGCCGCGGCCCGGGCGGCTGTGCCGACGCCGGAGGCCAAGGAGGCGGCCTGGGCGGCGCTCGTCGACTCGGCGGACCTGCCGAACGCCGCGCAGCGGTCCATGATCGGCGGGTTCACGCGCGTGCACGACCGCTCGCTCCTGGAGCCCTTCGTGGCGCGGTACTTCGCCTCGATCCAGGACGTCTGGGCAACCCGCACCCACGAGATCGCCCAGCAGATCGTCGTGGGCCTCTACCCGTCGCTCCTCACCACCCAGGACACCCTGGACCGCACGGATGCCTTCCTCGCCGCCCTCGGCGAGGAATCGCCGTCGCTCCGGCGCCTGGTGCTGGAGAGCCGGGACGGCGTGGTGCGCGCCCTGAAGGCGCAGGCCGCCGACCGGTAG
- a CDS encoding Fpg/Nei family DNA glycosylase — protein MPEGHSVHRLARQFGSVFTGERLAVSSPQGRFAAGAAQLDGATLLGALAHGKQMFLRFDNHRVLRVHLGLYGAWTFGGDETFRGASSIGAPRRVGESEQSSDEGAASGYAGPPAPVGAVRVRFVSAHGWADLRGPTACEVITGAEEEAARAKLGPDPLQPESDGTVFARKLMSSITPVGIQLMNQAVIAGIGNIYRAEVLFLQGINPWRPGKQVRDDEAAGLWADTVRLMNDGVREGRIVTTTPEVRNGRPKRSAPHYVYKRTGEPCRRCGTPILTAVMAARNVFWCPQCQED, from the coding sequence TTGCCTGAGGGCCACTCGGTCCACCGGCTGGCCCGGCAGTTCGGCTCCGTCTTCACCGGTGAGCGGCTCGCCGTCTCGAGCCCGCAGGGACGCTTCGCCGCCGGGGCCGCGCAGCTCGACGGCGCCACGCTGCTCGGCGCGCTCGCGCACGGCAAGCAGATGTTCCTGCGCTTCGACAACCACCGCGTCCTGCGCGTGCACCTCGGCCTGTACGGGGCGTGGACCTTCGGCGGCGACGAGACGTTCCGCGGGGCCTCGAGCATCGGCGCCCCCCGCCGGGTGGGGGAGTCGGAGCAGTCCTCCGACGAGGGCGCCGCCTCCGGCTACGCCGGCCCTCCCGCGCCCGTCGGCGCCGTCCGTGTCCGGTTCGTGTCGGCGCACGGCTGGGCGGACCTCAGGGGACCCACCGCGTGCGAGGTGATCACCGGCGCGGAGGAGGAGGCGGCCCGCGCGAAACTCGGGCCGGACCCCCTCCAGCCGGAGTCCGACGGCACGGTGTTCGCACGGAAGCTCATGTCCAGCATCACGCCCGTCGGCATCCAGCTCATGAACCAAGCGGTCATCGCGGGCATCGGCAACATCTACCGTGCCGAGGTGCTGTTCCTGCAGGGCATCAACCCGTGGCGGCCCGGCAAGCAGGTCCGCGACGACGAGGCCGCCGGCCTCTGGGCGGACACGGTGCGGCTGATGAACGACGGCGTCCGCGAGGGGCGCATCGTGACGACGACGCCGGAGGTCCGGAACGGACGCCCGAAACGCTCGGCACCCCACTACGTCTACAAGCGCACGGGTGAGCCGTGCCGTCGCTGCGGCACCCCGATCCTCACCGCGGTGATGGCGGCACGGAACGTGTTCTGGTGCCCGCAGTGCCAGGAGGATTAA
- the ssb gene encoding single-stranded DNA-binding protein, with product MTDIITVRGYVATDVRLTSAQSGLAVAGFRMCSTDRRFDRETNAWVDGHTNWYSVSMFRQLATNAGASLKKGDRVIVTGRLRVRPWINADGRTGTSVDIDADTAGHDLMWGTANFKRTTADRSEAQQGAGSEDAAGGIHPAGDDLPAGVDAATGEVFGGASGFDADPGDDEGAGDPLPTGEAGGDHEDARQEETVPF from the coding sequence ATGACCGACATCATCACCGTGCGGGGCTATGTCGCCACGGACGTGCGGCTCACCTCGGCGCAGAGCGGACTGGCCGTCGCCGGCTTCCGCATGTGCTCCACCGACCGCCGCTTCGACAGGGAGACGAATGCCTGGGTGGACGGGCACACGAACTGGTACTCGGTGTCCATGTTCCGCCAGCTCGCCACCAATGCGGGGGCAAGCCTGAAGAAGGGCGACCGCGTGATCGTCACCGGGCGGCTCAGGGTGCGTCCGTGGATCAACGCGGACGGCCGGACGGGAACATCCGTGGACATCGACGCGGACACCGCCGGACACGACCTCATGTGGGGCACCGCGAACTTCAAGCGCACCACGGCCGACCGCAGCGAGGCCCAGCAGGGTGCCGGATCGGAGGACGCGGCCGGCGGCATCCACCCCGCCGGGGACGATCTTCCCGCCGGGGTGGATGCCGCCACGGGAGAGGTGTTCGGGGGAGCATCGGGTTTCGATGCGGACCCGGGCGACGACGAGGGTGCGGGCGACCCCCTGCCGACAGGGGAGGCGGGCGGCGACCACGAGGACGCCCGTCAGGAGGAGACCGTCCCGTTCTAG
- a CDS encoding acyl-CoA thioesterase, whose amino-acid sequence MSPVHTFPLQLRFGDEDSYGHVNNVRFLQFLEDARLSLMHESRPEGSFMELIDPDHYTLVGRQEIEYRSPLTVSMEPAAVDLWVTAVGGSSFDLGYAVRDRVAADGSTTSAIAATTMVLVSRSTGRPVRLSGEQKAVLLSWQGPPVPFRRTRAGARA is encoded by the coding sequence ATGTCCCCGGTGCACACCTTCCCCCTCCAGCTGCGGTTCGGCGACGAGGATTCCTACGGCCACGTCAACAACGTCCGCTTCCTCCAGTTCCTCGAGGACGCGCGCCTGTCGCTGATGCACGAGTCGCGGCCCGAGGGTTCGTTCATGGAACTGATCGACCCCGACCACTACACCCTCGTCGGCCGCCAGGAGATCGAGTACCGCTCACCGCTGACCGTGAGCATGGAACCGGCCGCCGTCGACCTCTGGGTCACCGCGGTCGGTGGCTCCAGCTTCGACCTCGGCTATGCGGTCCGGGACCGGGTAGCAGCCGACGGGAGCACCACGAGCGCGATCGCCGCGACCACCATGGTGCTGGTCAGCCGCAGCACCGGTCGTCCCGTGCGCCTGTCGGGCGAACAGAAGGCCGTCCTCCTGTCCTGGCAGGGACCACCCGTCCCCTTCCGCCGCACGCGGGCCGGCGCGCGGGCATGA
- a CDS encoding ribose-5-phosphate isomerase, translating to MRVHLATDHAGMELSAHLLSHLTAAGYDVVDHGPTSYDPEDDYPSFCIDAAQAVVADRSAGTEALGIVLGGSGNGEQIAANKVSGIRAALAWSLDTARLARQHNDANVVAVGGRQHSVAEATAIIEAFLTEPFSGAERHSRRIAQVARFEETGRVA from the coding sequence ATGCGCGTCCACCTCGCCACCGACCACGCCGGCATGGAGCTCAGCGCCCACCTGCTCTCGCACCTCACCGCGGCAGGCTACGACGTCGTCGACCACGGCCCCACCTCCTACGATCCCGAGGACGACTACCCCTCGTTCTGCATCGACGCGGCGCAGGCCGTCGTCGCGGACCGGTCCGCGGGCACCGAGGCCCTGGGGATCGTCCTCGGCGGCTCCGGAAACGGAGAGCAGATCGCCGCGAACAAGGTGAGCGGCATCCGTGCCGCCCTCGCCTGGAGCCTCGACACCGCGCGCCTAGCACGCCAGCACAACGACGCGAACGTCGTGGCGGTCGGCGGCCGGCAGCACTCCGTGGCGGAGGCGACGGCGATCATCGAGGCCTTCCTCACCGAGCCGTTCAGCGGTGCCGAGCGGCACAGCCGCAGGATCGCGCAGGTGGCCCGGTTCGAGGAAACGGGACGCGTTGCCTGA
- a CDS encoding globin, which translates to MTTEQDPAQVPEATPPAGARTALPVERLVAAGQGFTQPQYTDNFYEAVGGHPTFVRLVDAFYDGVAGDEVLRPMYPEQDLGPAKERLLLFLEQYWGGPKTYGEQRGHPRLRMRHMPFRVGPQARDRWLQHMRAAVDSLDLAPLHETTLWDYLERAAHSMVNAAD; encoded by the coding sequence ATGACCACGGAGCAGGACCCGGCGCAGGTACCGGAGGCAACGCCCCCCGCGGGGGCACGGACCGCCCTGCCCGTGGAACGGCTCGTCGCCGCCGGGCAGGGCTTCACCCAGCCGCAGTACACGGACAATTTCTACGAGGCGGTGGGCGGCCACCCCACGTTCGTGCGGCTGGTGGACGCCTTCTACGACGGCGTGGCGGGCGACGAGGTGCTGCGTCCCATGTATCCGGAGCAGGATCTCGGTCCGGCGAAGGAGCGCCTGCTGCTGTTCCTGGAGCAGTACTGGGGCGGGCCGAAGACCTACGGCGAGCAGCGGGGCCATCCGAGGCTCCGCATGCGGCACATGCCGTTCCGGGTGGGGCCGCAGGCACGTGACCGGTGGCTGCAGCACATGCGCGCCGCGGTGGACTCCCTGGACCTCGCTCCCCTGCACGAGACGACCCTGTGGGACTACCTCGAGCGCGCCGCACACTCGATGGTGAACGCCGCGGACTGA
- the ettA gene encoding energy-dependent translational throttle protein EttA has translation MAEFIYTMSKARKAVGDKVILDDVSMSFFPGAKIGVVGPNGAGKSTILKIMAGMDTPSNGEARLSPGYTVGILLQEPPLNEEKTVLGNVQEGVGEIYGKIQRFNEISEEMASPDADYDTLLDEMGKLQEAIDAADAWDLDSQLEQAMDALRCPPPEADVRVLSGGERRRVALCKLLLQKPDLLLLDEPTNHLDAESVLWLEQHLKSYAGAVLAVTHDRYFLDHVAEWIAEVDRGHLYPYEGNYSTYLEKKRARLEVQGKKDQKLSRRLTEELEWVRSNAKGRQTKSKARLNRYEEMAAEAERTRKLDFEEIQIPPGPRLGSQVIEAHDLRKGYDERILIDGLSFSLPRNGIVGVIGPNGVGKTTLFKTIVGLEPLDGGELRIGDSVKISYVDQSRGGIDPNKSLWEVVSDGLDFIQVGQVEMPSRAYVSAFGFKGPDQQKKAGVLSGGERNRLNLAMTLKQGGNLLLLDEPTNDLDVETLSSLENALLEFPGCAVVVSHDRWFLDRVATHILSYEGTEENPDHWYWFEGNFDAYEQNKVERLGADAAKPHRVTHRRLTRD, from the coding sequence ATGGCGGAATTTATCTACACAATGAGCAAGGCCCGCAAGGCCGTTGGCGACAAAGTAATCCTCGACGACGTCAGCATGTCGTTCTTCCCTGGCGCGAAGATCGGCGTGGTGGGGCCGAATGGTGCGGGTAAGTCCACCATCCTGAAGATCATGGCAGGCATGGACACCCCGTCGAACGGCGAGGCGCGCCTCAGCCCCGGGTACACGGTCGGCATCCTCCTGCAGGAGCCCCCGCTGAACGAGGAGAAGACCGTGCTCGGCAACGTCCAGGAGGGCGTCGGCGAGATCTACGGGAAGATCCAGCGGTTCAACGAGATCTCCGAGGAGATGGCCTCCCCGGACGCCGACTACGACACCCTCCTCGACGAGATGGGCAAGCTGCAGGAGGCCATCGACGCCGCCGACGCCTGGGACCTCGACTCCCAGCTCGAGCAGGCCATGGACGCCCTGCGCTGCCCGCCGCCGGAGGCCGACGTCCGGGTCCTCTCCGGTGGTGAGCGCCGCCGTGTGGCGCTCTGCAAGCTGCTGCTGCAGAAGCCCGACCTGCTCCTCCTCGACGAGCCCACCAACCACCTCGACGCCGAGAGCGTGCTCTGGCTCGAGCAGCACCTGAAGTCCTACGCCGGCGCCGTGCTCGCCGTGACCCACGATCGCTACTTCCTCGACCACGTCGCCGAATGGATCGCGGAGGTGGACCGCGGACACCTGTACCCCTACGAGGGCAACTACTCGACCTACCTGGAGAAGAAGCGCGCGCGCCTCGAGGTGCAGGGCAAGAAGGACCAGAAGCTCTCCCGGCGGCTGACCGAGGAACTCGAATGGGTCCGCTCGAACGCCAAGGGACGCCAGACGAAGTCCAAGGCGCGCCTGAACCGGTACGAGGAGATGGCAGCCGAGGCGGAGCGCACCCGGAAGCTCGACTTCGAGGAGATCCAGATCCCGCCGGGCCCCAGGCTCGGCAGCCAGGTCATCGAGGCGCACGACCTCCGCAAGGGGTACGACGAGCGCATCCTCATCGACGGCCTGTCCTTCTCGCTGCCCCGCAACGGGATCGTCGGCGTCATCGGCCCGAACGGTGTCGGCAAGACCACCCTGTTCAAGACGATCGTGGGCCTGGAACCCCTCGACGGCGGCGAACTGCGGATCGGCGATTCGGTGAAGATCTCCTACGTGGACCAGTCCCGCGGCGGCATCGACCCCAACAAGAGCCTGTGGGAGGTCGTCTCCGACGGCCTCGATTTCATCCAGGTGGGCCAGGTCGAGATGCCCTCGCGCGCCTACGTGTCGGCGTTCGGGTTCAAGGGACCGGACCAGCAGAAGAAGGCCGGCGTCCTCTCCGGCGGTGAGCGCAACAGGCTGAACCTCGCGATGACCCTGAAGCAGGGTGGCAACCTGCTGCTCCTCGACGAACCGACCAACGACCTCGACGTCGAGACGCTCTCGAGCCTCGAGAACGCCCTGCTCGAGTTCCCCGGCTGTGCCGTCGTCGTCTCGCACGACCGGTGGTTCCTCGACCGGGTGGCCACCCACATCCTGTCCTACGAGGGCACCGAGGAGAACCCGGACCACTGGTACTGGTTCGAGGGCAACTTCGACGCCTACGAGCAGAACAAGGTGGAACGGCTCGGAGCCGACGCCGCGAAGCCGCACCGCGTCACGCACCGCCGCCTCACGCGCGACTAG